The Callithrix jacchus isolate 240 chromosome X, calJac240_pri, whole genome shotgun sequence genome contains a region encoding:
- the DUSP9 gene encoding dual specificity protein phosphatase 9 — translation MEGLGRSCLWLRRELSPPRPQLLLLDCRSRELYESARIGGALSVALPALLLRRLRRGSLSVRALLPGPPLQPPPPAPVLLYDQGGGRRRCGEAEAETEEWEAESVLGTLLQKLREEGYLAYYLQGGFSRFQAECPHLCETSLSGRASSSLAPLPSPAPVVGLGSLCLGSDCSDVESEADRDSMSCGLDSEGVTPPPVGLRASFPVQILPNLYLGSARDSANLESLAKLGIRYILNVTPNLPNFFEKNGDFHYKQIPISDHWSQNLSQFFPEAIAFIDEALSQNCGVLVHCLAGVSRSVTVTVAYLMQKLHLSLNDAYDLVKRKKSNISPNFNFMGQLLDFERSLRLEERRSQERATGEQPSTASDPPSFFTTPTSDGAFELAPT, via the exons ATGGAGGGACTGGGGCGCTCGTGCCTGTGGCTGCGCCGGGAGCTGTCGCCCCCGCGGCCGCAGCTGCTGCTCCTGGACTGCCGCAGTCGCGAGCTGTACGAGTCCGCGCGCATCGGTGGGGCGCTGAGCGTGGCCCTTCCCGCGCTGCTGCTGCGCCGCCTGCGGAGGGGCAGCCTGTCGGTGCGCGCGCTCCTGCCCGGACCTCCGCTCCAGCCGCCCCCGCCTGCCCCCGTTCTCCTGTACGACCAGGGTGGGGGCCGGCGCCGGTGCGGAGAGGCCGAGGCTGAAACTGAGGAGTGGGAAGCCGAGTCGGTGCTGGGTACCCTGCTGCAGAAGCTGCGGGAGGAAGGCTACCTGGCCTACTACCTCCAGG GTGGCTTCAGCAGATTCCAGGCCGAGTGCCCTCACctgtgtgagaccagcctgagtggcCGTGCCAGCTCCAGCTTGGCCCCGCTGCCCAGTCCAGCACCCGTGGTGGGGTTGGGCAGTTTGTGCCTCGGCTCCGACTGCTCTGATGTAGAATCTGAGGCTGACCGCGACTCCATGAGCTGCGGCCTGGATTCGGAGGGTGTCACACCCCCCCCAGTGGGGCTTCGGGCATCCTTCCCTGTCCAGATCCTGCCCAACCTCTACCTGGGCAGCGCCAGGGATTCAGCCAACTTGGAGAGCCTGGCCAAACTGGGCATTCGCTACATCCTCAATGTCACCCCCAACCTCCCAAACTTCTTCGAGAAGAATGGTGACTTTCACTACAAGCAGATCCCCATCTCCGACCACTGGAGCCAGAACCTGTCGCAGTTCTTTCCGGAGGCCATTGCATTCATTG ATGAAGCCTTGTCTCAGAACTGCGGGGTGCTCGTCCACTGCCTAGCGGGGGTCAGCCGCTCTGTCACTGTCACTGTGGCCTACCTCATGCAGAAGCTCCACCTCTCTCTCAACGATGCCTATGACCTGGTCAAGAGGAAGAAGTCTAACATCTCCCCCAACTTCAACTTCATGGGCCAGTTGCTGGACTTTGAGCGCAGCCTGCGGCTGGAGGAGCGCCGATCGCAGGAGCGGGCCACTGGGGAGCAGCCGTCCACAGCCTCCGACCCGCCCTCCTTCTTCACTACCCCCACCAGCGATGGTGCCTTCGAGCTGGCCCCCACCTAG